TAACCTCCTCCCACTATCTTCTGACAGGAATGGTCTTCCTTCTCTGCCTTATTGTGGGAGTGGGAAGCTGGTATTCTATTATGAAATGTACGAGCCAGAGGAAAATTTTAACTTACAGGATCAGGTTCCATTTCAGATGGCAAGAGCCACCTATCAAAGCAATGCCCAGATATTGTACAGACCAAAAGCTCATTTGTAGGGTCCATAATGACTTCTCTGCATGTATCATCACACACTGAAACAGAGAAACATGAAATTAATCACCATGCAGtgacatcattaaataaaagaacatttgcacaaagtgagaaaaaaagaattcctACCATGAACATTTCCAGTTTTCTCACAAACAAATACATCTCCAAGCTTGAAATAAGAACAAGTTTCTCCTGAACAAGCATGGTCAGTGACCACCTTATCAGTCAGGCCTCTGCGGCTTTTCCATGTAGACACCTGATCAGCAATGGTCTTGTCAAGAATTATGCGGTCATCCTTCACCTTCACATGGTaaacaaataaatgagaaataatACACGTAACAGAACATAACTTTTCCATAATGTTGCATATCCACTATCAAGCGGATAAACAAACTACTGTCAAGCATGCACATCCCTGAATCTGCTATTAGATGCTCATACGACAGAGACCTCAGAGCTAATCTAGAATTTGTAAATGATAGTTGTTTCACAAAGCAGGGCAGcccttaaaataataataataaattaaaaattagtgtTATTCTTCAGTCAATATAGGTGGGCTAAGACTTTTaacttttaggatttttttatcagAGAATCGTATAATCTAAAGCCTATTCAGAATAAACAATTCGTTCCATGAAAAATAAGGAGCAACATCAACAAACAGTAACAAACTCCTCCATGACATTAGAGAGAGAAaacgagaagaaaaaaaacggtTCAAGCAACAACAGCCTGTTACCTGTGAAGGAAGAGGTGTTTGACTTCTCTTTGCTGCATTCATTTGAACATAATATTCTTTAAACTCCGGTGGGCAGTTCCTAACAAGCTTAACCATGTCCTCTTCATCACGCTGCAAAATGCAGAGGCAAAGCTTCAATAACACTGCTACCCCAGCTTTAACTCATTGTGGGGGTGATATGATGCTGAAAAGTAACAATAGAAATATCCTAAAACCTAAACTGTTGAGCAGCTTTTAACACGAAGGAGGAATCTATGTTGATTTCTTAGAACTGGAACAGGATCAATGCACGTGATTAAGCAAAATGTTGATCACGGATGAAATGTTGGACTGCAAGCTAGAGGGATTTATGGTGGTAAATAGCAAAACAGCTATTGagtttaattttcctttttaagattCCCACTGGCAGTTAACCAAATGAAACTAGAGTTCTGCGCTGCTATTGCTTCAGAGTTCAGACTTTTGAGGGAgttatttgtcaaagataaagaaatgaaGGGCAAAATCACTTGCAATGGAGGAGGTTTCTGagataactttttatttagttaacttTTACATGGAGAGAAAATTGAAGGAGCCACCTGAATGTACAGCTTCTTCCAAGCATTCTCGCATAACTTTGTAGCAGGGGGCAAGAAACCCCATCGCATGCAATACCTGCCAAATTTTGGGAAATGAGAAGCATGTCCTTGACTGGATGATACAAATATATATGAAGAACGCATAGCTGAAGtacaaaatatatcaacaaGACCATAGAGGGAAATTGATTGAAGCAGGAATAGAATTGCAAAGATTATCACGTTAAAATTAAACTCATGGCTACTGGCGGggggcaggaaaaaaaaaaatcaagtccaaAGTAGAAGAACAGGGGGCGTTGATGGATTTCTGAAAAGAGAAAGCCATCATTTATaatcaataatgaaaaaaagtaacaaactTTGGCAGCACAAATCAGTGTTCTCTATCACTCGCAGGAGAGATGAAAGAGAAATATGGAGAATCAatagtattgtttttatttttattttaaatcatattccTATAAAATCTTTGAAAAGAAGTGTGGAAAACACAAGAACACGGGTTTATAAAAACCCCAAGCTAAAgtcataaagaaagaaaagtaagaGGGAAAACAAGACCTGGATGCTAGAATTCAATCAATGTGAAACATGAAATGATACCGATACCGATACTAgtaggaaagaaaagaaaaaaagagaaggaagtacAGACAGGCGACGCCATAAGGACTCATCAGAGGCTGCGAAATTCAGAAATCTACAAACTAGAGAGCAAGCTATGAGATCCTgcgagaaataaataaatattttggatcATTAGCAACAAATaagtacataaataaataaaaataagaacaagtGTTACCTCAGAGGAAAGGAATTTGAGGATGTGTGGAAAGAGCTCAGGAGGGATCTTGCTCAAAACTCCACTCTTTATCCTCCTTTGCTCAcccttgttattattattattattagctttctttttctgattttgctccttctcttcttcttgtgTTTCCTGGAAACGAACTCTCTTGCCTTTtggttcatcttcttccttctttgccTCCTctgtctcctcctcctcctgaaAGTCAATGATCAGACttttaaaacaatccaaaatgtcgaaattaaataaactaaggATACCTGATCTTGATCGGAGACTTCAGAGAGGACCTCCGATTCCAGGAACTTGGCCAAAATCTCGTCTTCCTCGTCTGAGATCGTCATGCGGGGATCTGCGATTGACTTTCCGGTAAATTCGCCGGCGATTGGGAATGGGTGCTTGGACggagtttttaataataattaaaaaaaaaaaaaaaaaacttcgttGCGTTGCGTGATAGATGTTAGATACGAGGAAGATAAGCCTAGTAGCCACCAACACGAACCACCCGCCCACGTTGGATTATCGGGTGGGTCGGGTACAGAtgtagtgttttttgttttaaaaaatatgaaaaaacatttaaaataaaaaaacacttttaaccAAAAACGTAAGCTTCATTTTCACCATTATAGATTCATTAATATTCAAATTCTacaattgtaatttaaaaatttgtgaTGTTGCCTTTATTGTTTCCATAACATTCCAATATAACCCATAGCCATCGAATATCATacttttaaactttaatttttgagttttttattattatttctaagtgtttttgtgagatattataaaatttaaaaagattataaataaaaaattaagaaaaacaatagaaaaataaaaatgatatatatatatatatatatatatatatatatatatatatatatatatattaagaggaTCTTACAAGTGAATCACAAGTGAATCGTATGAACACaatagttgatattaaaaacaaattacatgaaAGCAAACATGTAATTTATAAGTTAATTTATAGGTAATTTAGGTTTACAATAGGATTATAAGTTAATTTATAGGTAATTTAGGTTTAGAATATGATTGAGATGTATAAGACAgcagtaaatattattttttaaaatattttttattttaaaatgtattaaaataatattttttttatttttaaaaatttatttttgacatcagcacattaaaataatccaaaaacatcaaaaaaattaatttgaagtaaaacaaattcaagttttttaacaAGCACAGTTGAACCTGTTAGTTTGATATGCTATGTAGTCAATCAGTTGGTTACacgtgatattattatattcatgtaaatatatgtttattattaataaagtttttatttatctttaatattcatataatattatatcaatgaatctaatatttgatttataaatcaagagtaaagataaagtttttgGGACAAAAAtgctttacaaaaaaaattataaaattattataattatgagattcgtattgcatcaaagcattgttcctaaaatgttctCAGTCGATGCCCTCTTAAATATTGAACATTCATTAGAGTCGTAGAGATTagaacatattattattttttctttatgaaatgaaCCAACTAttctcataagctgaggtataagggatacctagaactaatatgtaaatGTTAATCATAAGACATGTATACTGAATTGACCCGCATGAGAATTTCTTATAGGGAGATCACTTATGTCTATGAAAAGGCTCACGTGACAATTGTGTAAGTGATcattagacttgagatcactaagttaatttatatagagaatgttatgctttgatcatgttacatgttattttaatcgAGGTAACGGAAAGACAGACATTgctatatgaaggtacttgagtgattaagaaatgattcatcaccctagatgaattagaaaaatgtTTCATCTGTTCTTAACTGAGAAATCATTAGCTAAtatgaaatgaaatttgaaaagggtTTCAtatcttattcaaatgatcaataACTATTATGTAAAGAGCAAACACAATTTAACATGGCAGACGTActccatgctttaatgttaaatcataatattattgatgaaaggatattaattacactgagaagctagtcactgaaaggttaagtcaaatcactaatgacttttctaatatttaggggatCATGACACGCTGCTAGATAATGCACATGatcatcaaatataaattaattaattgttgaattgataataaattaaattgtttaatttatttaattctatttaattataattataatttatatttgagccaacatattaggaacctaatgagtcacacatattaaaaatcattagccataaattaaactgagatgatttaattaagtatgacttgattaaaatatattttagaaattaaggattataatataattaatatagggattatatttctagacctagaaaatcaagtaaggacttgattaagttaatttctaaaattattctaaattaatatatggatactATTCAGGAGACAAATTCATATTTTgctaatttatagggttttttagatttcctataaatagtaagATATGTCTCTTATTTAGAGGTGGTTGTCTGTTAGACAGAAAATTACGTAAGTCATAAAATAGAGAGTTAGCACTCTAGGTATATCAATCACTCTCTTCTAATAAGGATTTAGAAGATTTCTAACTGGTGGTTCGTGTTAATTACCATTGGAGGCCGGATAATTGGACGACTTGTGGTTTGCAACAATCCAGCccttaaagaattattcaaagccaaaGAAGATCATATCTCTAGGtaataaatctttaaataactctagatctatctaaTGAGATCCTAGAAAAtcctgaataattttattttattgtgtttcaCTGCGTGTATACTATTCGGGAACCCAACAGAACGATGCTCCTAAACACCCccttaatattattatcaaaggTTTTAACTACACCTTAGTTTCAAAAGTGAGAACTCACCAAGAAATTTATAGAACAACTACTTTTTTAACCACTTCTTTGTAGATAGTGAGTTGACCAAACTAGTGACTACACGAGAAACTCCATTAAGGCTTTTTTGAGTGCCCTCCAAACCTACAGCTTGCATTACCACCATTGTATGTTGGTTGAGGGAGTGTGAGATCCATGGGGATGGTTTAGGATTCTGTTGGTCCTAATTACCAAGAAATATTGATGTGTTGGTAATTTTCTCCTTGAGAATGGATGAAGCTAAATACTGATGGAGCTCGTAAGAGAGTTCACTGGTGGGGTTACAATAGTTGGGATGTTACACGATCATGTTGTGTGTGGTTGAAAGGTTTCTCCTATCATATTGAGGAGCATGGAAACAAGGTCATAAAAAGATTGTTCTTGAAGTTGATTCAAAACTAGCAGTGGATTTAATTGACCATGATCAATCTGGTTAGGGAACTGTCTCCCAATTCCTAACCAGTCCACTCTATtcttaatttcaaccacaggCCTTGGCAAGTACAGCTGCAATATGTCTATCGCTAGGCAAATCATAGTGTGTATTGGTTGGCGTCTCATGCTCACTCTTTGAACATTGAGATTTTTCATTTTGACGATGCAATATATTTTAGCgctgatttaaaatattttaattaaacgttaaataaatattaatatttttaattttatgtgcaTGTTTAtgcactaaaaaatattactttacaaaaagattttatgaaaatgtttatggacaataaaaaagattgagtCTTTAGATTCAAAATTTTAGGTTTAGTATTTAGATTATCAACAACTGGGCAAATTAATATATTGTCATTCACATTGCACCAAGACACAATGCACTTTGTAatgtaatattcatataaaccatgcatttgttttcatttcaatcaacaaaattttaatatttgcaatttcatccttctaaGTTACAGtagcattgttatttttttttttacatttctttcaattatctCGCATGCATTGAGTTTTAAGGGATATTCAAAGAttgattcaattttgattttgcaaaatcatattaattggatttgaaaatagaaattaaaagaactaGGACCAGAACCAGTtttaacaaagaacaacaaaacaTGCCTCATTTAGAATTCCACATGAAAAACTTCCATTCGATCCCttaagttttagtttttttattagttagtcCTTGTTGTTTTGGTAACTCACGTTTCGGTACCacactttattttctttatgtttcaaTCCATGGATGTTGAGAAAGCAGAGAGagttgtcaaaaaaattaaggaaagagAAAATGCTAGGATGACTACATTCTAGCTATCAAAAAGGCTAATTTTTGTGTCAATGAATTCATCTTCTTAAAAGAAGTTCAATAGAGGTGGTATTTTCCTATAACCATGCAAGAAAAAGTAGATCAAggtccattaatttttttaattcgttaatttttcatttttttaggaaTCAGGTGTCATGGGGTTGGAAACGAGTTTATTGAGGTTACAATGCCTTTTCTAAGTGTTTTTGAGTGGAAACAAGCttaagaaaataagttttagGACTCCAAAAACTTAAAGCCTAATTTTCTGGTCACCAGAGATAACTAAAAAGTAGTTCAACCGGCAATAGATTGTTTGCCACAACAGATGATTTGTTTCCTagttatataaaaatctaatgcttgaaattttttttgttaaattgggCGAACCATGTGTCACTTGCAATAGTAGATGATATGTCATTTACTGGTTGAATTCCAACCATCTCAGGTGCCCAGAAAGTCGGGTTCCAACTTTTAGAACTCACCAAACTCATTTCAACTTGAAAACATCTACGAAACACcctaaaaatctcaataaacccATAACTAACCTTAAATAAGCCTTTtgtcgataaaaaaatataaaaattaaccctaattttttttccaagtcctGATCTATTTTTTTCCGACAAGATGAATGATTAAAAACACCTCAATAGCACCCTCTCATAAAATAGAACTCATTGATACTAagatcaactttttttattgttgaaatgTGGTCAACCGACAACTTTCTCTATTCTCCCTCGCTTTTCAATGACTTTCCTCTCTCAAACTTAGAGATTgaaacatgaacaaaataaaagtttaaaatcaaaacttaaaattctAAAAGTAATGGGACTAGAAAAGAAGTCAACGAAGAATATATGGGCTAAAACGTACATTTTCACGCAAATTTGAATAGCCTTAACACGCGAAATTGAGGAAAAGGTTTGTTCTCATGCAAGTCAAACCTCACGAGATGTTGTATAAGACATGACTTGAGCGAGAACATCTTTAGTGAGTGAGGCATTAATGGTGGTGAGGATTAAAGAATCCTAACGAAGCCATTGAATATATGGAGGATTGAGAATTTTGATACTAGCACCTATGCTGGGATGAAGAACATTAATTTCTTGAGGTGGGATTGAGATTGTGTCGTCAAGGTAACCAAAGACGCCATGACCTCTAAATTAAGGTAGGGTTTGAGCTTTTCATACAGGATAGTTGGAGAAGTTGAGTTTGCTGCTGATAGTGAATGGGAGATTGGAGAGGGACGGGAAAATAAAAAGAGGATCAGTAGAATTATTTGAGGTGGAAGATGAGGAAGTCATTGAGGATCAATAGAGAATAGATGCTGGTCGTTTTAGAAGCTTTGATACCATAAAGAAACTTAAGAAACTAGAAAGAGTTTGAAGagtctttaattttgtttttctactcTTTGTATGCATACAAGGTGTCTTTTAAATAGACTTTTAGTTTAACAAAAGTAGAACAAAATAGCAACAAATATCCTATTTGTTTGCCTAtgcatttgaaattgaaaaacttgtAATCTTTATCTCCTCTGTTTTAGGAGTCTTCTGGATTTGAAATGGTCTCGTTGACCTGTTCTTCTAcagaaactaataaaaaacaaagtgatGACACTGTATGTTTGATGTGTTTTACctataaaattgattattttggttttgtgtTTGTTGGTGCAGATTTTATTTGCCATGTGGTTGATTCCATTTTCGCTGTTCAAGTAAGGTTGATGTGGCTGCCTTCGTTCTTGCTATGCATCGTTAATCTCTTGGGAAGTAAGTTCTGTTGTTTCGACTTCCATAACAACTACGGTGACTATTATATGCttctgtaaattaaaaaaatagtctgATAAATATCAATGACATTGTCTAATTGAATGGTAACTGGATCAATATGTTCGTGAGTGAATAGTTTGTACTGTTACTACTGTatgcaattttcttttcaaaacatgttagttaGTAGCTACATTGATGCACATGCAAGTTGCAACTATTAGAACTAAGGTAATAGAACAGAAGCTCTATAGAATCATGGATATATATACATTATATTTATATGCATCTTCAAGCTTAATCTTCATTCTCACAAGACGTATCACAATGCGGATAAGGTGCACTGCAAACCCAAACAACCGCTCTCTGGACACTGGAATATTTCACTTAGACGAGGCCCCTATTGGTCGATTGTCTTTGTAACTGTTATTTTTCTCTAGAGCTTTAGCTCTCATTCtgatcggaaaaaaaaaaaacacaaaaataagttAAACGCAACATTTTCAGCCACAAGTACACATAGAAACTCAAGTTCCCATTCACATGGGTACGCTCTGAAAATTGGTGCTGATCAGAAATACTTTACAAGAAGTTGCTTGATTGTGAATTGTGAAACGAGTATTTTGTAGAAACATTGATGTCGCCTGATctatcatccatgaaaactttTCCAGAAGACGCGAGCAGCGGGTTTCTCAACACCCTGTTCTCCTAGTACTTGAGAGGAAAGTCAAGACGCCTACAAACTCATTCTGATTATGAATCAGACCGATGGAAGAGGCGGTGAGAATGCTTTTTACCCCTACGCTGCCTATCAGATTTGGAATCAGTGGATAAGTGAGAATAAGATTGCTTGTCCCTGCCACTTCTATGATGCCTCTCAGAGTGGAAGTGTACAGTCGAATATGAATCTTTTTTTCTGCTGTTCTTACTTCTACACCTGTCAGAATCAGATTCGGAAGAGTAATAATGCTTTTGCTTGCTCTTTTTATTCCTAAGATTCTTGTCAGAGTCACAATCTTCAGAAGAATAAGAATGCCTGTGCCTGTTCCTTTTGGAAGGCCTGTCAAACTCGAAATCTTCGGATGAACTTGATTCGGAATGATCcagccttttcttcttcttttttcttttcttctcttcctttgaTCTCTTCTCCTCCCTGTTGGAAGGTGAAGATAACCCATTTTCTTCAGAAGCCCTAATTTCTCTACTTGGCGATGACTCCTTTTTGTGCTTACTCTTTTTTGACTTCCTTTTCCGTTCACTTGGAGAGAAGTTAGTCAGCAAATCAGGGATATTACCACCACTGAGAAACCCTAGAAAATGAATGAGATGACACTTAGAGCATAACATCATGACATCCCAAAGGTTAAATTTCacaaaaatgcaataaaaattccTGCAACAGGAAAAAGCACGTACCtccatattcatcaaatatGTCCTCGGCAACAATTTGCTGGTTGGGATCATCTGGATTAAAACCACCACGAGGAGGACTCAATCCTGGTTTTTGCTTCAGCTCCCACTTAAGTGGCTGCAAGgagtaacaaaaataaattccaatgAGAGGCTTGATGTGTTTGTAAATGAGCTGCATGAAAGTAATTGCAgttgaacaaataaataaaaaaaagcacttGCAAGCTGCCAGCCTGCCACTAATCATGCTTTCAAAGATGACTCCAGAAGACCATTACAAATTGAGTCATATTTATGCTGAGCTGTGCTGTTGTTGCTGtcaaattgatttgtttttggtgcagatttatgaaattttttgtaTGAGCTTTATATAACAAGGTTAAAATAGGTTACCACTCTAAAGGCAATTCAActtgcaaataaaaaacaatcattttttttttgcatatttccTACCGATGTCTGTGCATGGTTCATAAATAATGGTTGTCATAAGCAAATTAGTTTTGGACAAAAGCTTGTCATTATTGAGCTAGTGTGAACCAAAATATAAATACGGGATTGACGCAAGTGCTTACTTAGTCTATGTGGGTGTAGGTGTGGGTGCATGGGCATGTGCAAGCAGCATTAAAAACTATTGGATATCTAAATATTGTATCCATACATTCTCTAGttgattttacatttttaagGCATgctattattataaaagaatgatgataatgattcaCAAAAGACCTTTTTCTTTCCATGTGTGGATCAAAGCCTAATTCTGCAAAGAGAAAACTCTGATACAAGATTGAGCTGTGACAACTATCACTGAATTTCTGCACagcaaaattgaaaacaataccaACCTCGCTAGGATCTGTTTGAGCCACGATTGCAGTCAGGGGATCATCTCTTTTCAGACGACTCTCCTCGTTAGGCATTATAACATCTTTCAGGGGGCATTCACGATCACCACTTTGGTGACCATACTTTCCGCATCTTAAGCACTTTACATTGCGCACTTCAATTCCAAATGGCTTCACCCTTGCAGGAACACCTGTCTCCAGGCTAAAAAACATCAGGTTAGCAAGCAAGGCCCACTACCAAGTGGCTGCATATACATGATGATTATGCAAACAATGGCACTTGTAATTAGAGATACAGCAGGCATCCACAGCACTAGAGCCACATCAATTTACTTGACTGCATATACATGACAATATGCAAACAGTAGCACTTGTAATTAGAGACATTGTGGGCTTTTCTAGCACTAGATCCATGACAATTTAATTGGCTTCAGCCCTGGGAGAACTAGAGGTGTCTCACTGTCTTGTTCACAGGGCATTATCTCTGccacattcttcttcttctttctttttttgtttatcctaCTCTGTACATTATTCAGAACAAGGATATTAGGAAAAAACTTAACTTGCAGTATATGTGGCCAAATCGAAAGAGTAATTGGTGCTTATTGGGTGATCCTAAAAGGATTTAAGGGTTCGAAATGCAGGGATCAGGATGGTTTATACATACTATATTTACTTGGGAGAACACAGTGGATAGTCTTGCTTTACCACAGAAGAAATGTCTAATTAAGCATAAAGTGGGCCACATTCCAAAATGCAAGTCTGGTAACCCTCAATAAAATGCAACAATCTCATCCACTATAGAATCTCCCATAAACAAAAATGCACACACCATTAAGAAGTGGTTTAAGGATAGAACAAAAAGATGGCAAAATCATAAAACACACGAAGCATAAGCTGGCAAGTGACAGAGAAGATGAGAGAAACATACCGCGGAGCATTAGTGAGGACTTGAAAATCTTCTTGGGTGGGTAAAGGACGGCCAAAAGCATCTTTAGGCCTTGGTTTCTTCTTGTCATCACCAGGGACTGATTCGGGATGCCTGCAAAGAAGCAAGGAGTATAATGAAATGAGGTTGAAAAGATGGTAAGTGTTACGAGTAGAGAAGAAAAGTGCATATACATGGAGTTGGAGGATGATGAGGCGGCGGCAGCCGGGGGTTGTGAAGCAT
The DNA window shown above is from Populus trichocarpa isolate Nisqually-1 chromosome 4, P.trichocarpa_v4.1, whole genome shotgun sequence and carries:
- the LOC18098432 gene encoding F-box protein SKIP31 isoform X1 codes for the protein MTISDEEDEILAKFLESEVLSEVSDQDQEEEETEEAKKEEDEPKGKRVRFQETQEEEKEQNQKKKANNNNNNKGEQRRIKSGVLSKIPPELFPHILKFLSSEDLIACSLVCRFLNFAASDESLWRRLYCMRWGFLPPATKLCENAWKKLYIQRDEEDMVKLVRNCPPEFKEYYVQMNAAKRSQTPLPSQVKDDRIILDKTIADQVSTWKSRRGLTDKVVTDHACSGETCSYFKLGDVFVCEKTGNVHVCDDTCREVIMDPTNELLVCTISGHCFDRWLLPSEMEPDPDQQQGGLTDEAEPFMGSGRFARAYLLGYNCDDDKELEAALRFC
- the LOC18098433 gene encoding uncharacterized zinc finger CCHC domain-containing protein At4g19190, whose protein sequence is MEGEGGGIRLSKVFDDNNKKSGGGGDEVDYKNKSGTAWSHSYLNQKPWHPLSYPNQRRKWIAEQTHAQRQRRTEEVAREYAQEQEFFRQTALISKKEKEKIEMMKAVSFMYVRPPGYNAESAKAAEIADASQPPAAAASSSSNSMHPESVPGDDKKKPRPKDAFGRPLPTQEDFQVLTNAPRLETGVPARVKPFGIEVRNVKCLRCGKYGHQSGDRECPLKDVIMPNEESRLKRDDPLTAIVAQTDPSEPLKWELKQKPGLSPPRGGFNPDDPNQQIVAEDIFDEYGGFLSGGNIPDLLTNFSPSERKRKSKKSKHKKESSPSREIRASEENGLSSPSNREEKRSKEEKKRKKKKKRLDHSESSSSEDFEFDRPSKRNRHRHSYSSEDCDSDKNLRNKKSKQKHYYSSESDSDRCRSKNSRKKDSYSTVHFHSERHHRSGRDKQSYSHLSTDSKSDRQRRGKKHSHRLFHRSDS
- the LOC18098432 gene encoding F-box protein SKIP31 isoform X2, whose protein sequence is MTISDEEDEILAKFLESEVLSEVSDQDQEEETEEAKKEEDEPKGKRVRFQETQEEEKEQNQKKKANNNNNNKGEQRRIKSGVLSKIPPELFPHILKFLSSEDLIACSLVCRFLNFAASDESLWRRLYCMRWGFLPPATKLCENAWKKLYIQRDEEDMVKLVRNCPPEFKEYYVQMNAAKRSQTPLPSQVKDDRIILDKTIADQVSTWKSRRGLTDKVVTDHACSGETCSYFKLGDVFVCEKTGNVHVCDDTCREVIMDPTNELLVCTISGHCFDRWLLPSEMEPDPDQQQGGLTDEAEPFMGSGRFARAYLLGYNCDDDKELEAALRFC